In Dromaius novaehollandiae isolate bDroNov1 chromosome 29, bDroNov1.hap1, whole genome shotgun sequence, the DNA window GCTGGATGCTTTTCCCCAGTATTTTCTCACGGCTGCAGAGCACGGCGCTTCCGACGCGCAGTGATTCAGCTCCCGACAATCACCGATGGAAAAGCCCTTTTTGCATCACGGTAGAAAACCCCTCTGGCCCAGCACAGAGCAgttcccagcacaggcagcatctTCTCTCCGGGACGGCAGGTCGGGTGCACCGGCACCGCGGGTCGGAGGAAGGTCCCGCGGCCCAAAATCCAGCAcgggggagcagaggggagcaAGCGGCACCAGCCTGAGCCTGCAGCAGCCCAGGTATTGCGTGAGCGGGACTTTCGGCGTGCGAGAGGGAGAGAAAACCCCGAGGGGGATTTTAAGAGTAGGTATTCTAGTAATAGCGAGGCAGCAGAGCTGCGGGAGAAATTCCAGCTCGGTGGAGGCCACTGCCTTCCCGGCGGAGCCCCGGCGGCTCCCACACGCGCCGGCTCCGCGGCTGGGCTGTGAGTATTTGGGGAGATTTTTGGCAGCCCGGTTGTAGGAGCCACCTTGGCTGCAGGATGCTGCCAGGGCTATTTTTTTCTTAGCATGTTTTACAAGTTAGAAAACAAGCATCGCCTCAGTACCCGTTTCCTTCTGTTCTTACGTACGCTTCATGGCTGTGGTACCATCTCCCCGTCCCGGCACCTTCTGATCTGCAACTGCAGCAGCCGGGGCCATCTGCCAGGCAGCCTTCCTCTTAAACACCCCCAGCACAGCTGGTGCTAAATTATTTCTTCAATGCTATTAATATCCCATTAAAGCACATTGTAAAATGCTTCCTTACGGCAAGTACACCTTGCCCCTCGTCATCTTCGCCCGTCCATTATCTTCTGCTCTCTTCTCAGCCCGCCAGCGCGTTAGAGACGCTACGCACACAGCTTAAAGCTGAGCCATTTATCTTCCGCATGAATATTTATACTCAACCCGTCTGCCCACCCCTCTAAAGCAAATATATCTCTAAACGCCGGTGAGAAACGGAGGTCTCGACATGGACGATCCCCCGCGCAAAGCCCCACCGGAGCGCGCACGTACCCCAGACGCAGAAGGAGCTCAGCAGCCAGAGGCAGGTGCCGCGGTCCATGCCGGTCCAGCGCGCCCCTCCCGCACTGCCGCCGGCGCGCGCCCCGGCCGCGTTATAGGCCCAGGTGTACTCAAATCAGAGGCGCCGTCACCGGCCATGTGTTTCCTGTTTTTGGCTGAGTGATTTTCTTCTTATTCTCAAACGGAAAGTATTCAAAGCAGAGGCACCGCCACCGAACGCCTTGCGGGAGAGCGCTCGAGACCTGCGCAAGGAAGCGCAGCACCGGCTTATAGCTGCCGCCGGAGCCCCGTCATCCTGCCACGGGTCCCTAACCAGACGCCCAAATACGAGAAGTGACCGGCAGGGAAATTATTTCGAGTACGGTAACAGCTTCCCCaggccgagcggggccgcggaGCGGGGTTCCCCCGGAGCGGGCAGAGGTGGGCGTCCCGCCCTGCCGTGCCGCGCCGAGCCGCTGCTCCgggcccccgcagccagctgcgTCCTGCCGGCCCCGGAGGGACCGTGCTCCTGGAGAAGCAATCCCGCTCCGGGGCAGCACGGAGCTTCCCCCGCTCCCCAAGTGGGATTTGCCCATTTCCTAGAGGATCAGCCCCAAGGAGGAGATGCAAAAGGGGCGTTTACCTTTGCAAACCCAccggggagggaggaagggcgaaTCCTCCTCTTCGGGCTGAGCGCTCAGGGCAGCGACCTGGACTGCGATTTGCTTTTGCTCCCGGGACATTTGATGCCACCCCAGGGCTGGCCGAGCCCCAGGTCGCTGTGCAGCACCGAGCGtcgggccggggggccgcggcacCCCACCACGCCGTCCCCGCTCGGCCCAGGGCAAAGGATGGGGAAAGCGGGGAAAACACCGCCCGCTCGTTCCGCTGCTGGAAAGGGGCAAGGGGAGCGGGTTGTTTTTGTGCTTTTAGTGGAATGAATTATTCATCTGCGGTGTCGCTCGGCCCCCTTTCCGCACAGGCGttttaaaagaggagaaatacttttttcctatTGCTGCTTCAGGTTTTTGGTACTTTTGCTGTACTGGTTTCCAGAGGAAAGCAGGGGCGAAGGCATGAAGTGGGAACTCTTCCACTCTTTTAAAGCGAACCAAACCAACCTTCATGCCATAATGAAATAAAAGGTGAACCTAATATCCCACGGTTTATAACAGAGCCAATTTCTGCCAGTTCCATAAAAACAAGTTTTGCAGGcaataaattatttctaatgaGGCAAAAGAGGGTTACGTCTAAAGCCCAGCTAGAGCATTTGGTGCCCCCTAGCATCTCCATGGGCCATTTCTTCCCACTTAGAAAGCATCGAGTTAAGAAAACAGGACATTTCCCGGTGACTCAACAGCCCTCTTTGTGCACAGAGGGGAAGGACTTCATAGAAGGCGTAAGAAAGGAAGGATGAGTAAGATGCAGACGAGTGGGAGGCTGCTCCTTCCTTGTAATACTGCGGCTTCGCTTCAGCTGGGAGGGGACCGAGGCTGCAACCCACCTGTGCGAGTCCCTGCCCAGGACCCTGGAGCAACCCGTCAGCCAGGTAACGAGGGGCTTCGACCTGCAGCCCGGCTGAAACCGCGTCCGTGGGGCGTTTTGCAGAGCAGCGAGCTGCCCAGGCAGAAATCCAGTCCTAAAAACGGGCCGACCGCAAACCGAGCGCCCCAGTCccagaagggcagaggagcccgGGCTGGTGCTGCGTCCGCGGGGACGCCGACACCGGGGTCGCACCTTGCCTGGCCGCCCGGAGACAAAGTATTCAAcaagcaaaagcagcaagaaaaaccTTCCAGGAAGCATCTGGGAGcctgaaggggagaaaaaaagagaactaatAGGTACTCATAGAAAAACAccttttaactaaaaaaaaaaaaaaaaaaaagaaaaaagaaaaatcccagacATAATCGCTTGCCCCCTTAGACCTCAAGCCAGCTCAGGCCGAAGTCTCCTGGCTGAGGAAGGTGATGGAGAGCCCTGGGAGCCTTCACCCCACGGGGACACCCGGCTCTTCCTTCGGCTGCTCTGCCCGCCCAGGGCTTTGTCCACACGGGAAAGGACCAAGAGCAGCGCAAATATTTTCAGGGGGAATTTCTGCGAAACGCATACATTGGTGCTAAAGCCAACACCGGCCCAGCAGGCTGCCGGTGCCGCGCGCGAGCCGTGGCACGCCGGGAATTACCCCGAGCCGCTCATTAAGCCGGGAGCTGGAGCGACTCGCGCTCGTTACGGATGTTCAAACGCGCCAGCGAGTCCCTGCTGCCCCTTTGATGAGTCCGGCCGTGGGAGTCTGTGCGCAGAGGTGGCTCTGGGAAGCGACGCCTCGCGGATTTAAAGGCGAGGAGAGCCCGATTCTCTCCTTTCGCGGGCTGGTTTTGCCGCAGCATCCCGCGGCGGCCGGTCGCCCCGCTCCATCCTCGCGGAGCTGGAGAGCGTCTCCATCACCATGAGACGCGTCCTCCTGCCCCGACGGAGGGGATGAGAAAGGCCTGCGGCACCGGGCTTCGCGCCAGGAGCCGGGTCCGGCTGCAGGAACGGCCGTGGGAGGGCTCCCGGCTCCTGCGCGGCTCCTCCCGGCCGGGTCCGAGCGCCCCGCATCGCCCTCCCGGTCCCCCGAGCGCCCGGCTGCTGTGCAGAGCCAGGAGGACTCAGAACAGACACCTGAAAACACAGCGTTTAAGGTGACAGTGAATAATTTAATGCACTTGTTTCTGAAGGCAGGAAACGTACTTGCGCCGCCGGAGCCTCCTTTTTGGTaaacctcagctcagcctcccggGGATGCTCCGGTGCTCCAGGCCCGGACGTCGCGCAGCACCTCACGCTCGCCCGCGGTCTTGGGGACCCCAGGACAGGCCAAAACCGTTTCCAGCTTCTCGGGGCATGATGCACTTCGGGGAAAACACGGCTGCCCCGACCCTGTGCTGCTGCGCTGTGCCTTGGTACCGGAAAAGGCATCGGCACCCCGTCGGCTCCGGGATGCCCGGGAATACCCCAcgctccagggcagccgctggtGTCAGAGTGTCCCGAGAAAGGTCCATGCGGGCGGTGCCCAGAGGTACGAGAGGAGGTTTCACCCCCAGACGTGCTGCGGGGGCGATGGCAGCACCAGCACCCGCTCAGACACCCCCAGCCACGCTGCTCCGAGACGGGAACATCCCGGACTCTGAGACGGGAACATCCCGGACCTCGGGACTGTAAACACGATCTACGCTGCTAGAGTTCTCAAAGCACCACGGTGAGAAGTGAGGTGAACCCGagatgctttttctgtttttcccctgaCCTGCAGAAGTCAGTCTCTGATTACAGCTAGGCATCGAGGGGCcaggaggggaaactgaggcacggagcttCGCCGGAGGCgccagcagggctgggagtgGAGCGTGGGCCGGGGGCCAACACAGTGCTTACGAGTGCAGGAGAGCCTGGACCCGTGGGGAGCAGCGGGCGGTGGGTGAGATGCTTTTCAGCGCAACTCCCGCGgatgccttccccccccccgccccaccgcgGCAGTGACGGCATCCACGGCACCGGGAAACCACAGCTCTGCCAGTTCGGAGGCCTCAtccggggacggggggggggcgTCAGCGACGGGAGGTGACGAGATAAGAAAAGCTGGTGGCAGCAGCGCATCCTTAagccaggaggaagaggaggagcaggaggaaggccagAGTCATCAGCACCTCGGTCTTCTGGGTGGTGGAGGCGGCGGAGCGCTCGGCTGCAAGGAGACCCGGGCACCCGTGAGCGCGGGAAGAGGCAATTCCCGGCTCTCCGTCCCCCTCCGACGCTCGGCTGCGCCCACCACCCCACGGCATCCCCCCCTCCGGGAAGGGACCGACCGCCCCAAAGCCCAGCGATGTCCCTGAGCGCAGCCGGCCACGTGGGGACCCGCCGTCCCCCCCGACGCAGCTCCCAGACCCCCAAAGCGGTGAGCGCGGAGGGACCCTTTGCGGCCGGTACCTTCCCAGGAGCAGGGGTAGCGGTACGTCAGCGAGGCGCTGCTGGTGGAGACGGCGTTCCTGACCCTGCACGTGTAATTCTCCACGCCAGGGACGAAGGCGACCGTCAGCCTGGCGCTGCCAGACACCGGCAGCTGCTGGGGCGGCAGCCACTCGTACACCACGTCCTCGAGGGCCACGGAGCAGGTCAAAGTGGCCTCGCAGTGCTCGGCGCTCGCCCTCACCTCCGCTCGCACCGTGGGCTTCGGCACCCGCTCTGCGAGAGGCGTCGCGGCGTCACTCCCTCCATCCATCCGCCTGTCCGTCCCTCCATCcgcccgtccccccgccccgctcaccgtGCACTGCCAGGCGGACGCTCTCCGTGCGCTCCTTGCCGGCCTCGTCCTCCTGGTAGAGCCAGTACGTGCCGCTGTCGCTTTTCCGCAGGTGGCGGATGCAGAG includes these proteins:
- the LOC112993064 gene encoding uncharacterized protein LOC112993064; protein product: MGPPPAAGRGDSPPRLLGRGGRARMMAGLATVLLFLLRQAAAQDGQSMVAGAVDGTAYLQPGLPDPAPYHQIYWRYENSRKIAVRLWQQPPTYPDPAFHERLELSANNTLCIRHLRKSDSGTYWLYQEDEAGKERTESVRLAVHERVPKPTVRAEVRASAEHCEATLTCSVALEDVVYEWLPPQQLPVSGSARLTVAFVPGVENYTCRVRNAVSTSSASLTYRYPCSWEAERSAASTTQKTEVLMTLAFLLLLLFLLA